From Primulina huaijiensis isolate GDHJ02 chromosome 15, ASM1229523v2, whole genome shotgun sequence, one genomic window encodes:
- the LOC140958289 gene encoding caffeoylshikimate esterase-like, with amino-acid sequence MMPPEQPPPPPNFWGDMPEEEYYTSQGVRNAKTHFQTPHGKLFTQSFLPLDPVQPIKATVFMTHGYGSDTGWLFQKFCMNYTNWGYAVFAADLLGHGRSDGLRCYLGDLDKVAAASLFFFKSVRVSEEYKDLPAFLLGESMGGLATLLMYFQSEKDLWTGLIFSAPLFVIPEPMKPSKVHLLAYGLLFGLADTWAAMPDNKMVGKAIKDPEKLKIIASNPRRYTGKPRVGTMRELQRQCEYVQNNFDKIAIPFFTAHGTSDGLACSSGSEKLYEKASSEDKTLKLYEGMYHSLIQGEPDENANVVLGDMRAWIGERVERYGPKCNGN; translated from the exons ATGATGCCGCCGGAACAACCCCCACCGCCTCCGAATTTTTGGGGCGACATGCCGGAGGAAGAGTACTACACCTCCCAAGGCGTCCGCAACGCCAAAACCCACTTCCAAACCCCACACGGCAAACTATTCACCCAGTCATTCCTTCCCCTCGATCCAGTCCAACCCATCAAAGCCACCGTCTTCATGACCCACGGCTACGGTTCCGATACCGGATGGCTTTTCCAGAAATTCTGCATGAATTACACCAACTGGGGATATGCGGTCTTTGCCGCTGATCTCCTTGGCCACGGACGAAGCGATGGGCTAAGGTGCTACCTTGGAGACCTCGATAAAGTAGCCGCGGCTTCTCTGTTTTTCTTTAAGAGTGTGAGGGTTAGCGAGGAGTATAAGGATTTGCCAGCTTTTTTACTTGGGGAATCCATGGGCGGGCTTGCGACTCTCTTGATGTATTTTCAATCAGAGAAGGATTTATGGACTGGTTTGATCTTCTCGGCTCCGTTGTTCGTCATTCCTGAACCCATGAAGCCCTCTAAG GTACACCTGTTGGCATATGGACTGTTATTTGGTTTGGCGGACACCTGGGCCGCAATGCCTGATAACAAGATGGTTGGAAAAGCCATCAAAGATCCCGAGAAACTGAAGATCATCGCGAGCAACCCAAGAAGGTACACCGGGAAGCCTAGAGTGGGAACAATGAGGGAGTTGCAAAGACAATGCGAGTATGTTCAGAACAACTTCGACAAGATCGCGATTCCTTTCTTTACGGCTCACGGGACATCAGATGGGCTCGCTTGCTCATCAGGCTCGGAGAAACTGTACGAGAAGGCGAGCAGCGAGGACAAGACTTTGAAGTTGTATGAAGGGATGTACCATTCCTTGATACAAGGTGAGCCTGATGAGAATGCTAATGTAGTGTTGGGCGATATGAGAGCTTGGATTGGCGAAAGAGTCGAGAGGTACGGTCCAAAATGCAATGGAAACtga
- the LOC140958458 gene encoding V-type proton ATPase subunit c''2-like: protein MVTSSSSWSRALVQISPYTFSAVGIAISIGVSVLGAAWGIYITGSSLIGAAIKAPRITSKNLISVIFCEAVAIYGVIVAIILQTKLESVSSSKIYEPESLRAGYAIFASGIIVGFANLVCGLCVGIIGSSCALSDAQNSSLFVKILVIEIFGSALGLFGVIVGIIMSAQATWPSKA from the exons ATGGTGACGTCATCTAGTTCGTGGTCGCGAGCTTTGGTTCAGATCTCTCCTTACACCTTCTCCGCCGTGGGAATCGCCATCTCCATAGGCGTCTCCGTCCTCGGCGCCGCCTG GGGAATATACATAACTGGTAGTAGCTTAATAGGTGCTGCCATCAAGGCCCCTCGCATTACTTCGAAAAACCTGATCAG TGTGATTTTCTGTGAAGCTGTTGCCATATATGGAGTCATTGTGGCTATAATTCTTCAGACAAAGCTGGAGAGTGTGTCGTCTTCAAAGATTTATGAGCCAGAGTCCCTTAGAGCTGGCTATGCTATATTCGCATCTGGAATAATTGTGGGTTTTGCAAACCTTGTATGCGG GTTGTGTGTCGGAATCATCGGAAGCAGCTGTGCGTTATCTGACGCCCAAAACTCATCTCTTTTCGTCAAAATCCTTGTTATTGAGATTTTTGGCAGTGCACTTGGGTTGTTCGGCGTTATTGTTGGCATTATCATGTCGGCTCAAGCAACATGGCCATCTAAGGCATGA